A genomic region of Sulfurospirillum tamanense contains the following coding sequences:
- a CDS encoding aldehyde ferredoxin oxidoreductase family protein, translating into MADQIYRVNMSTLTFTVEEVPTAWMGLGGRGLTSTIVAAEVDPECHPLGPNNKLVFAPGLLSGTAAANSGRNSCGAKSPLTGGIKESNVGGTSAGIMAKLGVKALIIEGQPTEGKFYHLHVSKEKVEIVEAPELVGKDNYEVLDAMLEKYDKKVAVMSIGRPGEMRMLLSNISVKDPKGKLRSHGRGGMGAVMGSKGIKCITVDAESYKETTLADPEKFKEASKVFTQALKDNPISGEGLPAFGTNVLVNIINEAGGLPTRNFREGQFEFAENICGETMAENIKARGGDTTHGCHAGCVIQCSQTYNDKEGNYLTSGFEYEMIWAYGANLGIKDLDVIAKIDALMDDLGVDAIETGNTLAMAVDAGILAYGDGAKAYELIANDIAKGTFLGRILGGGVGNFAKLYGMVRVPVVKNQSIPAYDPRAIKGQGVTYATSTMGADHTAGYAVATNILNSGGHIDPLTKEGQVALARNLQIATAAVDSTGMCIFVAFPALDDPKCLPALIDMINARFGVSLTGDDVVNLGKNILKLERAFNQRAGLTSADDRLPEFMKYEALPPHNALWDFTNEEIDAFWDF; encoded by the coding sequence ATGGCAGACCAAATTTACCGCGTTAACATGTCCACCCTCACCTTTACCGTCGAAGAAGTTCCCACGGCTTGGATGGGGCTAGGTGGGCGCGGCCTTACTTCTACTATCGTCGCAGCTGAAGTTGACCCAGAGTGCCACCCTCTTGGGCCCAATAATAAGCTTGTCTTTGCTCCAGGCTTGCTCTCAGGCACCGCTGCAGCAAATAGCGGCAGAAACTCCTGTGGTGCCAAAAGCCCACTCACTGGTGGCATCAAAGAGAGTAATGTGGGTGGCACAAGTGCGGGCATCATGGCAAAATTGGGCGTTAAAGCTCTCATTATCGAGGGGCAACCAACCGAGGGAAAATTTTACCATTTACATGTAAGCAAAGAAAAGGTAGAAATTGTCGAAGCTCCTGAACTTGTAGGCAAAGATAATTACGAAGTTTTGGATGCCATGCTCGAAAAATACGACAAAAAAGTTGCCGTGATGAGCATTGGTCGTCCAGGTGAAATGCGCATGTTGCTTTCCAATATCTCCGTCAAAGACCCCAAAGGCAAACTCCGTAGCCATGGGCGCGGTGGCATGGGCGCGGTAATGGGCTCTAAAGGCATCAAATGCATCACCGTGGATGCTGAGAGCTACAAAGAAACCACCTTGGCAGACCCTGAAAAATTTAAAGAAGCAAGCAAGGTTTTCACGCAAGCCCTCAAAGACAACCCTATCAGTGGTGAAGGCTTACCTGCATTTGGCACCAACGTTCTTGTAAATATCATCAACGAAGCGGGCGGACTTCCAACGCGTAACTTCCGCGAAGGACAGTTTGAATTTGCCGAAAATATTTGCGGTGAAACCATGGCAGAAAACATCAAAGCCCGTGGCGGCGACACCACGCACGGTTGTCATGCAGGTTGCGTCATCCAGTGCTCTCAAACCTATAATGACAAAGAGGGTAACTACCTCACCTCTGGCTTTGAGTATGAAATGATTTGGGCTTATGGCGCCAATCTAGGCATTAAAGATTTGGATGTCATTGCTAAAATTGACGCACTCATGGATGATCTTGGCGTGGATGCCATTGAAACAGGCAACACCCTTGCTATGGCTGTGGATGCAGGTATTTTGGCGTATGGCGATGGTGCAAAAGCCTACGAACTCATTGCCAATGACATCGCCAAGGGCACCTTTTTGGGACGCATCCTAGGTGGCGGTGTGGGCAACTTTGCTAAACTTTATGGCATGGTTCGTGTTCCTGTAGTTAAAAACCAAAGCATCCCTGCTTACGACCCACGCGCCATCAAAGGCCAAGGCGTCACCTACGCCACCTCAACTATGGGTGCAGATCATACCGCCGGCTACGCGGTAGCCACCAACATCCTCAACAGTGGTGGTCACATTGACCCACTCACCAAAGAAGGTCAAGTCGCCCTAGCACGCAACTTGCAAATCGCTACTGCAGCAGTGGACAGCACGGGCATGTGTATCTTTGTGGCATTCCCAGCCCTCGATGACCCCAAATGTCTACCCGCACTTATTGACATGATTAACGCCCGTTTTGGCGTCAGCCTTACAGGGGATGACGTGGTTAATCTTGGCAAAAACATCCTCAAGCTTGAACGCGCCTTCAACCAGCGCGCGGGCCTCACCAGCGCAGATGATCGCTTGCCTGAGTTTATGAAATACGAAGCCCTACCCCCGCACAATGCGCTTTGGGATTTTACCAATGAAGAAATCGATGCGTTTTGGGATTTTTAG
- a CDS encoding MalY/PatB family protein: MFDTPIDRTRIPNEKWSRYPHDVLPAWVADMDFKAPQCVIDALHKRVEHGVFGYTGVSQDLLDTACTFIKKQYNWDVKPEWFVFVSGVVPSMNVTCKMLEPNQSVLTTTPIYPHFFKAPKMMNKEVATVPLVEKEGRWTFDFEALERAISPTCKLFLLCNPYNPGGTVFTKEELTRLGEIVKTHDLLICSDEIHADLLLDPKARHIPIASLDEDLANRTITLMAPSKTFNIAGLNCSFAIIPNETLKRRFQASIGGLNGGVNLLGLTAAKAAYEGGEAWLKELRLYLNENLLLVQEFVAKHPKLKLLDHQATFLAWIDCRALNANPHALFLEHGVGLSDGKDFLGEGFVRLNFGCPRTTLETILHRMDCALTSFA, encoded by the coding sequence ATGTTTGACACCCCCATTGACCGAACCCGCATCCCCAATGAAAAATGGTCACGCTACCCCCACGATGTCCTTCCTGCTTGGGTGGCGGACATGGATTTTAAAGCACCCCAGTGTGTCATCGACGCCTTGCACAAACGCGTCGAACACGGTGTTTTTGGCTACACGGGCGTTAGTCAAGACTTGCTAGACACCGCGTGTACTTTTATCAAAAAACAGTACAACTGGGACGTTAAGCCCGAATGGTTTGTCTTTGTGTCTGGTGTTGTACCTAGCATGAACGTTACATGTAAGATGCTAGAACCCAACCAAAGCGTACTCACCACTACGCCCATTTATCCGCACTTTTTTAAAGCACCCAAGATGATGAACAAAGAAGTTGCCACTGTCCCTTTGGTGGAAAAAGAGGGGCGCTGGACCTTTGATTTTGAAGCACTCGAACGCGCTATTTCCCCTACATGTAAACTCTTTTTACTGTGCAATCCTTACAACCCAGGTGGCACCGTGTTTACCAAAGAAGAGTTAACGCGCCTTGGAGAAATAGTCAAAACCCATGACTTATTGATTTGTTCTGATGAAATCCATGCCGATTTGCTCCTAGACCCTAAGGCGAGGCACATTCCTATCGCCTCTCTTGATGAAGACCTTGCCAACCGTACCATCACGCTCATGGCACCTTCCAAGACCTTCAACATCGCAGGCCTCAACTGCTCTTTTGCTATCATCCCCAACGAAACCCTAAAACGACGCTTTCAAGCTTCCATAGGTGGATTAAACGGTGGTGTGAATTTGCTTGGTCTCACGGCAGCCAAAGCGGCTTACGAAGGGGGTGAAGCGTGGTTAAAAGAGCTGCGTTTATACCTTAATGAAAACCTTTTACTGGTGCAAGAATTTGTAGCTAAACACCCTAAGCTAAAACTCTTAGACCATCAAGCGACTTTTTTAGCGTGGATTGATTGCCGTGCCCTTAATGCCAACCCCCATGCACTCTTTCTTGAGCATGGCGTGGGACTGAGCGATGGAAAGGATTTCTTAGGAGAAGGGTTTGTGCGGCTTAATTTTGGATGTCCACGCACCACTCTTGAAACAATATTACACCGTATGGATTGCGCGCTTACTTCGTTCGCATAA
- a CDS encoding cation:proton antiporter: protein MLGIIVTTLFVAIGSNVLLKRLNLPTIIGYIFTGTIIAYGFNLHDVANNHTLQEIAEFGIVFLMFTIGLEFSISHLKKMRYEVFVAGSLQIGLTALVVYGVSHYMLGIAQIISIVLSLAIALSSTAIVLKTFNESGEINKRHGQRALGILIMQDIAVIPILLLLGFLGSHDGDVMGILLKTLINGALLLVVLYLISKFLLERFFVSITKTNSDELFVGSILFLAIGASYFAHEMGFSYSLGAFIAGMLIAETKFKHQAEADLIPFRDLLLGVFFVTVGMQIKFDIIAQYLHIVLLVLAAILALKFIIIYGIVRLSEHKKTAFKTALTLVQVGEFSLAILELARSYSLIEAPYNQIMVVCIVISMVITPILLKNLTAITDKVIPTTDDEAIIPDYISKGIKNHVVILGYGEFGQSVARAFREEGELYVVVERDINSYHKGLANGDPIIFGNALKKEVLKSTYYKDARRIIVAIDNPKKLFEVCEMLLESVPSNKLIVKVHSYREKQALESLHIETIIVENAVTSHAALVACIHPEQKVAHV, encoded by the coding sequence ATGTTAGGTATCATCGTTACAACGCTTTTTGTTGCTATTGGCTCCAATGTCCTTTTAAAACGCCTTAATCTTCCCACCATCATTGGGTACATCTTTACAGGCACGATTATTGCCTACGGGTTCAACTTACACGATGTTGCCAACAACCACACCCTTCAAGAGATTGCTGAGTTTGGGATTGTCTTTTTAATGTTCACTATCGGGCTTGAATTTTCCATCTCGCATCTTAAAAAAATGCGCTACGAAGTCTTTGTGGCAGGCTCCCTGCAAATTGGCCTCACTGCACTTGTGGTGTATGGCGTGAGCCATTATATGCTTGGTATTGCCCAAATCATTAGCATCGTTCTTTCCCTTGCCATCGCCCTCTCTTCCACTGCCATCGTCCTTAAGACTTTCAACGAATCGGGCGAAATCAACAAACGCCACGGGCAACGCGCTCTTGGTATTTTGATTATGCAAGACATCGCTGTGATTCCCATCTTGCTTCTTTTAGGTTTTTTGGGCTCCCATGATGGAGATGTAATGGGCATTCTTCTCAAAACACTCATCAACGGCGCCCTCTTGCTTGTGGTACTTTACCTCATAAGTAAATTTTTACTAGAACGTTTTTTTGTCTCTATCACTAAAACAAACTCTGACGAACTCTTTGTAGGCTCCATCCTTTTTCTCGCTATCGGAGCTTCGTATTTTGCCCATGAAATGGGATTTTCATACTCTTTGGGTGCGTTTATCGCGGGAATGTTGATTGCCGAGACCAAGTTCAAACACCAAGCAGAAGCCGACCTCATTCCTTTTCGCGACTTACTTCTTGGGGTCTTTTTTGTCACCGTTGGCATGCAAATAAAATTTGACATTATCGCCCAATACTTACACATTGTTTTGCTTGTTTTGGCCGCTATTTTAGCCTTGAAATTTATCATCATCTATGGCATTGTTCGTTTGAGTGAACACAAGAAAACCGCCTTTAAAACCGCCCTGACCCTTGTGCAAGTGGGAGAATTTTCCCTTGCTATTTTAGAGCTTGCGCGCTCTTATTCGCTCATTGAAGCGCCGTACAATCAAATCATGGTAGTGTGCATCGTAATCTCCATGGTCATCACCCCTATTTTGCTTAAAAACCTCACTGCCATTACAGACAAGGTCATCCCCACTACCGACGATGAGGCCATCATCCCAGACTACATCTCTAAAGGCATCAAAAACCACGTGGTCATTTTAGGCTATGGAGAGTTTGGTCAAAGCGTGGCACGCGCCTTTCGCGAAGAAGGCGAGCTTTATGTAGTGGTTGAACGCGACATCAACTCCTACCACAAAGGCTTGGCCAACGGCGACCCTATTATCTTTGGAAACGCTCTGAAAAAAGAGGTGCTAAAGAGCACCTACTATAAAGACGCCAGACGCATCATCGTCGCCATCGACAATCCCAAAAAACTCTTTGAAGTGTGTGAAATGCTCCTAGAAAGCGTCCCTAGTAACAAACTCATCGTCAAAGTTCACAGCTACCGCGAAAAACAAGCCCTTGAGTCCTTGCACATCGAAACCATCATCGTCGAAAACGCGGTCACTAGCCATGCTGCCCTAGTGGCGTGCATTCATCCTGAACAAAAGGTTGCCCATGTTTGA
- a CDS encoding DnaJ domain-containing protein: MNSLLFLVLVIALYYFLTKNYKTSNYQHIRPGRKQQLQGALKDHEAGLLVALMAKVAKADGKVSELEAQLIGLTLTDIANTFEEATHIREELKAIYNREKETFENTLMIAKQYVQLSRSNYPKRLGLIEYLLNLAFIDGEFSAAERMITEDIARALEVCSQDFERLVARFQAFYAQKNTQKAMTLANAYALLGVSQSASFDEVKKRYRALVREHHPDVLMGQGAGQDIIDQATEKLQEINEAYELIKKHKGT; this comes from the coding sequence ATGAATTCCCTTCTTTTTCTCGTGCTTGTGATTGCGCTGTATTATTTTTTAACCAAAAATTATAAAACAAGTAACTATCAACACATTCGGCCTGGACGCAAACAACAACTTCAGGGTGCGCTCAAAGACCATGAAGCGGGCTTGTTGGTCGCATTGATGGCCAAGGTAGCCAAGGCTGACGGCAAAGTGAGTGAACTTGAGGCGCAGCTTATCGGCCTTACTCTTACGGACATTGCCAACACTTTTGAAGAGGCTACGCATATTCGTGAAGAGCTTAAAGCCATCTATAATCGTGAAAAAGAAACCTTTGAAAATACCCTTATGATAGCCAAACAATACGTGCAGCTCTCGCGAAGTAACTACCCCAAGCGCTTGGGACTCATTGAGTATTTGCTTAATCTCGCGTTTATTGATGGGGAGTTTTCTGCGGCCGAACGGATGATTACTGAGGATATTGCCAGGGCACTTGAAGTGTGTTCACAAGATTTTGAGCGACTTGTGGCGCGTTTTCAGGCCTTTTACGCGCAAAAAAACACCCAGAAAGCCATGACACTAGCCAATGCGTACGCTTTGTTAGGCGTCTCGCAAAGTGCTTCTTTTGATGAGGTAAAAAAGCGCTACCGCGCTTTGGTGCGCGAACACCATCCTGACGTGCTTATGGGGCAAGGTGCGGGGCAAGACATCATTGACCAAGCCACTGAAAAACTACAAGAGATTAACGAAGCATATGAGCTTATTAAAAAACACAAAGGCACTTAA
- a CDS encoding pyridoxamine 5'-phosphate oxidase family protein, with protein sequence MDLHYFFENNTGTGVLSTANQKGEVNSALFARPHVEHDLAMFICLKRKNLENLQQNPYASYLFRVDGKGYEGVRLTLLLQEIKDDDILAEKLRRRHTKTEEKAYILVFKILKVLPLVGGQEEG encoded by the coding sequence ATGGATTTACACTATTTTTTTGAAAACAATACAGGTACAGGAGTCCTCTCAACTGCCAACCAAAAAGGCGAAGTAAACAGCGCTCTCTTTGCACGCCCACACGTGGAGCATGACCTTGCGATGTTTATTTGTTTGAAGCGAAAAAACCTAGAAAACCTACAGCAAAACCCATACGCCTCTTACCTTTTTCGGGTTGATGGAAAGGGCTACGAAGGGGTGCGACTGACATTGTTGCTTCAAGAGATAAAAGATGATGATATTCTTGCGGAAAAACTCCGAAGACGCCACACTAAAACAGAAGAGAAGGCGTATATTTTGGTGTTTAAAATCCTTAAAGTATTGCCTCTTGTTGGCGGACAAGAAGAAGGATGA